DNA from Thermomicrobiales bacterium:
CACTCACGTTGTGCGTGACGAAGATGATCGTCTTGCCGGTTTCCATCCAGAGCTTCTGGATGAGCAGGTTCATCTCGTCGCGGGTGAACGCATCGAGCGCGCCAAACGGTTCGTCCATGAGGATGATTTCAGGATCGAACGCCAGGCAACGCACGATGCTCGCGCGTTGCTGCATACCGCCTGAGAGCTCACGCGGGTACTTGGTTTCGAATCCTTCGAGCCCAACCTCGGAGAGCAACTCCTTGATCCGGTTCTGATAGGGTTTGGGATCGATCTTTTTGATCTCGAACGGGAACTCGATGTTTTTTTGCAGGTTGCGCCACGGGAGGAGATTGGCCTCCTGAAAGATCATGCCAATCTCGGGTCGGGGGCCTTCCACCGGGCGGCCATCGAGCACGATCTTGCCCGATGTCAGATCGTGCAGACCCGAGATGGCCCAGAGCAGCGTGCTCTTTCCACAACCGGACGGGCCAACGATCGCGACGAACTCACCCTTCTTGATATCGAGATTGATGTCCTCGAGCGCATGCACGCTACCGGTGTTCGTCTTGTAATACTTGGTTGCGTGCTCGACCTGGACCGTGCCCGCGACTCCGGGCCGCACGCCTGAACTCGAAGCTGTTGCTACCTGAACCACCTGCGCTCCTCGAATCGAACACCAACTCGATCTGAATGCACGAATCTCATTTGCGCTTGTACGCGCCGCTCGAACGTTCGTGCGTATTGTCGCGTCACTGTGTATACAATCTGCTCGATGCCGGGATTCTATTGGCGGTCGCGAGAGATTGTCAACGACATATCTTGCAATTTGTTCCTCGTTCACAGTTCCCGGGCCGCGGCAGCCCGCGGAACGCGCAAGGAGTCAGCATGGCATTCCGTAACCGACGTCCGTTGACCAAAGGAACGGCCATGACCTGCGCGTTGCTGGATGCAGCCGCGCTTCGGCTCGATCTCGGGGCGGCCGCGGGACGCCAATCGCTGGTCCGTGGACCGATCGCCATGAGCTTGCGGGCGACCGCAACGATCTTGCGTTTTTGGAACACAAGCTGGGTCGGCCGCTATCTCGGACTGGCGTGGCTATGGCGCACCTTTCGTCGCGGCATGCAGCCGCCGCGATAGGACAACGGACTCGGGACCGGTTGTCGTCCTGAGGCCTGGGGCCTGAGACGCTCGTCGTGGCGTGTCTCCCCTGCTTCTCACCCCAACGGCGTGTAGTAGTTCTCGTATTGCCAGGTCGACTTCGCGAGCAGATCGGCGTCACTAATCTCCGGGTCGAAGAAGCGGGCCGGGTCGAGCAATGAAAGGTCGATCTCGGGCGCTCCGCCGACGATCCATTCCGCAATCGTTGCCCCGAGTCCGGTCGACATCGAGAATCCGCTCCCGTTGCACCCGCTGATCACCCAGAAGCCATGAATCCCCGGCATCGGTCCGGCAACGAACTTGCCGTCTGCGGTCATGGTGAAGAGTCCGGCCCGTTGCTCCTGGTCGGTGGCATTTCGCAAGGCGGGCACGGTTCGAACGATCCGTTCACGTGCCTCGTGCAAGACGCCCCGATCGACCGGCACCATATCCAATGTCATCGCCTGCCCCGGCCGAGGGCCAAAGGGGAGCGGATCAGGCTCGAAGATGCCGTACATGAGACCGCCGCGGGCCGGGCGCACATAGGCTGATCCGTCGGTGATGCGTACGATGGGCATGTCGGGCAGGACACCGTCGAGCGTGGCCGTGATGCCAAGCTGATGCCGCATCGGTTCGATCTTGACATCGACGCCGGCCATCCGGCCAACGATCCGGGCCCACGCACCTGCGGCATCGACAACCACGGGAGTCGATACATACCCTCGTGGCGTGCGAACGCCGCGCACCTCTCCTTGCTTGACATCGATTCCGGTGACCGGGGTATGCCCTGCTGTCGCCATGCCAACGCGTCGTCCCGCCTGCATCAGCGCGACGAGCAACGCACGCGGTTCTTCGAGGTAGAGATCGTCCTGAATGAAATACGCGCTGACAAAATCGCTCGAATCGACATAGGGGCAACGGCGGCGGGCCTCATCACGATCGAGGCGCTCGACCTTCGTCCCCCACCCGACTGCATCTTCGATCTCCGCTTCGACCATCGCGGCATGCGCGGTTGTCCGCGCGACAAAAAGACTTCCCGGTTGCCAGTACGGAATGGCAACGCCCGTCGCCTTCTCGAATCCCTTGACGATCTCGATGGAGCGTTGTGTGAGTTTCGTCTTGGTCTCGTTGGCCTGAATGTTCTTGAACAGTCCGGCCGCACGGGCAGACGTTTGCGTGCCCGGCTCGAACTGATCGAGCACCAACACACTATTCAGCCCCTCGTTCGCCAGCGCGAAACCAACCCCAAGCCCAAACGCCCCCGCGCCGATGACCACCGCGTCGGCGTGTTCGGGAAGTGGGTCCGGAGTCCAGAGTCCGGAGTCCGGAGAAGAAGAGATGGTTCCATCGGTCGTCATATCTTTCCTCGCAGATGGGCGATCAACCCTCGTAACGGGCGTCTGGCTTGTTCGCACATGACCATCAACTCTTCGAATTGGTCACCTCGAATGTACTCCGCATCGTCGGCCACTTCTAGCAGCGTTTCCAGTTCTCTGAGCGATCCACTCGCAATAGACAGGTGGTGCAAGAACGCTCGGTCGCCGCTCCGGCCGTGTCCCTCGGCGATGTTCGCAGGAACCGATACCGCCGATCGGCGAACCTGACTGGTCAGACCATATCGTTCGTCGGCTGGCCAAGCCTTGGTCACCCGATAAACGTACGTTTGCCAAGTCCATGGCTTTTCGCCAGGCGATG
Protein-coding regions in this window:
- a CDS encoding FAD-binding oxidoreductase: MTTDGTISSSPDSGLWTPDPLPEHADAVVIGAGAFGLGVGFALANEGLNSVLVLDQFEPGTQTSARAAGLFKNIQANETKTKLTQRSIEIVKGFEKATGVAIPYWQPGSLFVARTTAHAAMVEAEIEDAVGWGTKVERLDRDEARRRCPYVDSSDFVSAYFIQDDLYLEEPRALLVALMQAGRRVGMATAGHTPVTGIDVKQGEVRGVRTPRGYVSTPVVVDAAGAWARIVGRMAGVDVKIEPMRHQLGITATLDGVLPDMPIVRITDGSAYVRPARGGLMYGIFEPDPLPFGPRPGQAMTLDMVPVDRGVLHEARERIVRTVPALRNATDQEQRAGLFTMTADGKFVAGPMPGIHGFWVISGCNGSGFSMSTGLGATIAEWIVGGAPEIDLSLLDPARFFDPEISDADLLAKSTWQYENYYTPLG
- a CDS encoding ATP-binding cassette domain-containing protein; protein product: MVQVATASSSGVRPGVAGTVQVEHATKYYKTNTGSVHALEDINLDIKKGEFVAIVGPSGCGKSTLLWAISGLHDLTSGKIVLDGRPVEGPRPEIGMIFQEANLLPWRNLQKNIEFPFEIKKIDPKPYQNRIKELLSEVGLEGFETKYPRELSGGMQQRASIVRCLAFDPEIILMDEPFGALDAFTRDEMNLLIQKLWMETGKTIIFVTHNVSEAILLADRVVVLTPRPGRIAHIFDIDLPRPRTIEETYSPPFIEKIFEIKDTIIEGEYRPEHVAELTRRVARVSASKVGE